In the genome of Labrus mixtus chromosome 21, fLabMix1.1, whole genome shotgun sequence, one region contains:
- the LOC132955390 gene encoding alpha-N-acetylgalactosaminide alpha-2,6-sialyltransferase 1-like, with product MARRTYRIFSLVCVTVLVLLMLLVSFGFFSESISPSTLVGYRSVFVDGDFEFWDKKANSTSPPDVVKTTHSTKGETPMPPLNISSYEKLPIWDFEDVYNQDAPPRPRTCAQSLRNSEDEGFKAAFLPNIRLYMHKDNVNMSEWNRLSHFNNPFGFMGHKYKDVMEAVKLIPKPNEPLFPPKPGSNGCVRCAVVGTAGILNGSKMGKEINSHDYVIRMNGAVIKGHEEDVGNRTDVYVHTAHSITASSHLLKKYGYAGAPSDEGIKYVMIPEGLRDYYWLTALLKRQRVASGIFRNHRPWTFYSEPFEESRFYVLHPDFLRYIRNRFLKSKNVNARYWPLVRPTNGAFTLFLALHTCDIVSAYGFITEDFKKYNNYYFENSVKTNVIFFINHDYILEKNEWKKLHDTKIMRLYQRPDSGTGIA from the exons ATGGCGCGCCGTACTTACAGGATCTTTTCGTTGGTGTGTGTAACCGTACTTGTGCTTTTAATGTTACTTGTTTCTTTTGGATTTTTCTCAGAAAGCATCAG CCCGTCTACTTTGGTGGGATACAGAAGCGTTTTTGTTGACGGTGACTTTGAGTTCTGGGATAAAAAAGCAAACTCGACTTCACCACCTGATGTggttaaaacaacacattctACAAAGGGCGAGACTCCCATGCCTCCACTGAACATAAGTTCCTACGAGAAGCTTCCAATATGGGATTTTGAAGATGTTTATAACCAGGATGCCCCACCCAGACCGCGA ACTTGTGCCCAGTCTCTGCGAAACTCCGAGGATGAAGGCTTCAAGGCGGCTTTCCTCCCTAACATACGTCTGTATATGCATAAGGACAACGTCAACATGAGCGAGTGGAACAGGCTGTCACATTTTAACAACCCTTTTGGTTTCATGGGACACAAGTACAAAG atgtAATGGAGGCAGTGAAGTTGATCCCAAAGCCAAATGAGCCACTATTCCCTCCAAAGCCTGGGAGCAATGGGTGTGTGAGATGTGCTGTGGTGGGCACAGCAGGGATCCTCAATGGCTCTAAGATGGGGAAAGAGATCAATAGTCACGATTATGTTATCCG GATGAATGGTGCGGTCATTAAAGGTCATGAGGAGGATGTAGGAAACAGAACTGATGTATATGTCCACACGGCCCACTCCATCACTGCATCAAGCCATTTGTTGAAGAAGTACGGCTACGCAGGTGCCCCTTCTGATGAG GGAATAAAATACGTGATGATTCCTGAGGGATTGAGGGATTATTATTGGCTCACAGCTCTTCTCAAAAGACAGAGGGTTGCTTCTGGCATATTTCGCAACCATCG GCCATGGACGTTCTACAGCGAACCGTTTGAGGAGAGTCGCTTTTATGTTCTGCACCCGGATTTCCTCAGATACATACGAAACAG GTTCTTAAAGTCTAAAAATGTGAACGCCAGGTACTGGCCGTTGGTCAGACCGACCAACGGGGCATTTACTCTCTTCTTGGCTCTGCACACATGTGACATT GTGAGCGCGTACGGATTCATTACGGAGGACTTTAAGAAATACAACAACTACTACTTTGAGAACAGTGTTaaaacaaatgtcattttctttatcaACCATGACTATATATTGGAGAAGAATGAATGGAAAAAACTTCATGACACCAAAATAATGAGGCTTTACCAAAGACCGGACTCAGGAACGGGGATTGCATAG